A single Danio rerio strain Tuebingen ecotype United States chromosome 17, GRCz12tu, whole genome shotgun sequence DNA region contains:
- the LOC141378554 gene encoding uncharacterized protein isoform X1, with protein sequence MNRGGRRGAPKAVSVEQLDEIAQELGDKELQEVREFDVETECTEPTIADLTGLLRAHMVKMEAQEAQRMAELAQQERRFKALHHQFGLLQLEVQARTTPVPNTLVTSQDDLDHPDEGAGPSRPLSQSSTCRREGAEARDTGQCQLKEPKLEKLSDGDDVEHFLITFERMAAVCRWPKEEWVFHLIPLLTGKARAAYVHMDVDESLNYDELKSAVLRKYDISRETYRQRFRSLEVEHLESPKELYVRLKELYGKWMQPKKLQVWVREHDPQSASQAATLADVFVAARQRNQSWWWKSSRDDRRANPPQQSMRNFPGAGKPPGGGPAFVNAPKNYRKMPICYLCNQEGHTKPMCPRNVIKNTHLCYVPRHLVKPAPKAERSPASTTVEINGKEMIALVDTGSDQTLVHMKCISPALLRYTNLKAVRCVHGDEKLLPTAEVYLKVRGQTYFLEVGVADNLPFPVVLGHDLPVLWDLLQPPSTCNMVVTRAQSHKRDESKELLATLPFFDAEIDGSTKPRKSRRQKRFEKIQYNASVMPVDKFAEFSPKFKLPVNIMQMQQEDASLVPYLERAKQEDGKTVDGETKERFCMYQGLLYRQMGQVTQLVVPQCVREVILTLGHSIPWAGHLGKRKTIARIRKHFYWPGLNSEVAQYCKTCPECQKVSSDCPRRVPLQPLPLIGTPFERLGMDIDGPVEKSHSGNRFMLVVTDYATRYPEVFPLRSVKAKYVATCLVQLFSRVGFPSEILTDQGTNFMSNLLKQVYRLLGIKSLRTTPYHPQTDGLTERFNQTLKQMLRKFVGESGTDWDQWLPYLLFAYREVPQASTGFSPFELLYGHEVKGPLALLREVWEGNPQRNDETNVASYVIQMRERLQKMSALAQSHLAEAQTRQKTWYDQSARERQFKPGQKVLLMLPSHESKLLAKWQGPYEIKRKLGPTTYEVALSDHAHSTRTLHINLLKEWFPRPPESSHSLMIRQVKEEDDSEVFLPQSALGDVDLSHLSPQQQHEVREICLPEVFSEYPGFTTLIEHNIELKPDAVVRRMSYRVPERLQEALKEEVDLMLRLGIIEPSKSEWCHPVVLVPKKDGSIRFCIDFRYLNSVTKFDAYPTPRISDLTDRLGTSKFLTTIDLSKGYWQIPLTPQSRELTSFKTPWGLFHFKVLAFGLHGAPASFQRLMDQVLRGLSFTAAYLDDIVVYSDTWQQHLQHLQEVLQRLQAAGLTLNPQKCTIAKAETEYLGFVIGKGVLRPQVEKVRAIEKCPQPQTRKELRSFLGMAGFYHRFIPNFSGRAAVLTDMVGSRSPNQLKWTQETVAAFQDLRKALSKDSVLHNPDFHQPFVLQTDASDRGLGAVLLQGSPDTRRPVAFLSRKLFPREVRYSIVEKECLAVKWALDSLKYYLLGREFILETDHKALQWLQEMKDTNSRITRWYLAMQPFRFIIRHVPGKENLTADYLSRCASDIPEGREYVMASVVATH encoded by the exons ATGAACCGAGGAGGACGAAGAGGAGCCCCAAAGGCTGTTTCAGTGGAGCAACTGGATGAAATTGCACAAGAGCTGGGGGATAAAGAATTACAGGAGGTGAGAGAatttgatgtggagactgaatGCACTGAACCAACAATAGCTGACTTGACAGGCTTGTTGAGAGCTCACATGGTAAAAATGGAGGCTCAGGAAGCACAAAGGATGGCAGAGCTGGCCCAGCAGGAGCGCCGATTCAAAGCTCTCCATCATCAGTTTGGCCTGTTGCAGCTGGAGGTGCAGGCTCGCACCACTCCTGTTCCAAATACGTTGGTAACATCTCAAGATGATTTGGATCACCCAGATGAGGGTGCTGGTCCAAGTAGGCCATTATCTCAGTCAAGTACCTGTCGGAGAGAGGGAGCTGAAGCCCGTGATACAGGTCAGTGCCAACTTAAAGAGCCTAAATTGGAAAAGTTGTCTGATGGTGATGATGTTGAACATTTCCTAATTACTTTTGAGAGAATGGCAGCAGTTTGCCGATGGCCAAAAGAGGAGTGGGTATTTCATCTGATTCCCCTTCTGACGGGTAAGGCCCGGGCTGCTTATGTTCACATGGATGTTGATGAATCTTTGAATTATGATGAACTTAAATCTGCAGTATTAAGGAAATATGACATCAGTCGAGAAACCTACAGGCAGAGGTTTCGGTCTCTTGAAGTAGAACACCTTGAAAGCCCTAAAGAACTATATGTGAGGTTAAAAGAACTGTATGGGAAATGGATGCAGCCAAAAA AGCTACAGGTGTGGGTACGAGAACATGATCCACAGTCGGCTTCACAAGCGGCAACACTGGCAGATGTGTTTGTGGCAGCACGTCAGAGAAATCAGTCCTGGTGGTGGAAATCCAGCCGAGATGACCGGAGAGCAAATCCCCCCCAGCAGTCTATGAGAAACTTCCCTGGTGCTGGTAAGCCTCCTGGAGGAGGGCCTGCATTTGTCAATGCTCCTAAGAATTATAGGAAAATGCCAATATGTTACCTATGTAATCAAGAAGGTCATACCAAGCCCATGTGCCCTAGAAATGTAATCAAGAATACTCACCTGTGTTATGTGCCCAGGCATCTGGTAAAGCCAGCCCCTAAAGCTGAACGCTCACCAGCAAGCACCACTGTTGAGATTAATGGAAAGGAAATGATTGCTTTGGTTGATACCGGGAGTGATCAGACTTTGGTACACATGAAGTGCATTTCTCCAGCCCTCCTTCGCTACACCAACCTGAAGGCTGTCCGCTGTGTGCATGGTGACGAAAAGCTGCTACCCACCGCAGAGGTCTATCTGAAGGTGAGAGGTCAGACTTACTTCTTGGAGGTCGGTGTAGCTGACAACCTACCTTTCCCTGTAGTCTTGGGGCATGACCTGCCAGTACTGTGGGACTTATTGCAGCCACCATCCACCTGTAACATGGTTGTTACTCGAGCCCAGAGCCATAAGAGAGACGAAAGTAAAGAGTTGCTTGCTACGCTACCATTCTTTGATGCAGAAATCGATGGCTCAACTAAACCTAGGAAATCCAGACGACAGAAACGGTTTGAGAAAATCCaatataatgcttccgtaatgcCTGTTGATAAGTTTGCTGAATTCTCACCCAAATTTAAGCTGCCGGTCAACATTATGCAGATGCAACAAGAGGATGCCAGTCTTGTTCCTTATCTGGAGAGAGCAAAGCAGGAGGATGGAAAAACTGTTGATGGAGAGACAAAGGAAAGATTTTGTATGTACCAGGGTCTACTATATCGTCAGATGGGACAAGTGACACAACTGGTGGTACCACAGTGTGTCCGTGAAGTTATTCTTACTCTGGGTCACTCGATTCCTTGGGCTGGCCACCTGGGGAAACGTAAAACCATCGCCCGGATCAGAAAACACTTCTATTGGCCTGGTCTGAACTCAGAAGTAGCCCAGTACTGTAAAACCTGCCCTGAATGTCAAAAAGTGTCCTCTGACTGCCCAAGGCGGGTCCCTCTCCAACCACTGCCACTCATAGGCACTCCATTCGAACGACTGGGAATGGACATAGATGGACCAGTGGAGAAAAGTCATTCGGGTAACCGATTTATGCTTGTAGTGACTGACTATGCCACTAGGTATCCTGAAGTGTTTCCCTTAAGGTCAGTTAAGGCCAAGTACGTGGCTACCTGTCTAGTGCAACTGTTCTCTAGAGTTGGCTTTCCAAGTGAAATTCTAACAGATCAAGGGACTAATTTTATGTCGAATCTTCTGAAGCAGGTCTATAGGTTGCTGGGCATCAAGAGTTTGAGAACCACTCCTTATCATCCCCAGACAGATGGGTTAACCGAAAGATTTAACCAGACATTAAAGCAGATGCTACGCAAGTTTGTTGGTGAGTCTGGTACTGATTGGGATCAATGGCTCCCATATCTTCTGTTTGCCTACAGGGAAGTGCCACAAGCCTCCACTGGATTTTCCCCGTTTGAGTTGCTTTATGGTCATGAAGTCAAAGGTCCCTTAGCATTACTCCGAGAAGTTTGGGAGGGAAACCCACAGAGAAATGATGAAACTAATGTGGCATCCTATGTGATTCAGATGAGGGAACGTTTGCAAAAGATGTCTGCACTAGCTCAGTCTCATTTGGCAGAAGCTCAAACACGCCAGAAAACCTGGTACGATCAATCTGCTCGGGAGCGGCAGTTTAAGCCCGGTCAGAAGGTACTCTTGATGTTGCCCAGTCATGAAAGTAAGCTGCTTGCAAAATGGCAGGGGCCGTATGAAATTAAAAGGAAACTAGGTCCTACCACCTATGAAGTTGCTCTATCTGACCATGCTCATTCTACACGTACTCTGCATATAAATTTGCTTAAAGAATGGTTTCCTCGTCCTCCTGAATCTAGCCACAGCTTGATGATCCGGCAAGTCAAAGAAGAGGATGATTCTGAAGTATTTCTGCCTCAGTCAGCTCTAGGAGATGTGGATCTGAGTCACCTGTCCCCACAGCAACAGCATGAGGTGAGAGAAATTTGTTTACCAGAAGTCTTCTCAGAATACCCTGGCTTTACCACCTTGATTGAACATAATATTGAGTTGAAACCCGATGCTGTAGTTCGAAGAATGAGTTACAGGGTCCCTGAACGTCTCCAAGAAGCGCTGAAAGAGGAGGTGGATCTGATGCTGAGGCTGGGAATTATAGAACCCTCTAAAAGCGAATGGTGCCACCCTGTGGTCCTTGTTCCGAAAAAGGATGGGTCAATAAGGTTTTGTATAGACTTTCGTTACCTCAACTCCGTGACCAAGTTTGATGCTTACCCTACTCCACGAATCAGTGATCTCACTGATCGACTGGGCACCTCAAAGTTTCTAACCACCATTGATCTTTCAAAAGGTTATTGGCAGATTCCGTTGACACCACAGTCCAGAGAACTCACTTCGTTTaaaacaccctggggcctattccaTTTTAAGGTTCTAGCCTTTGGACTGCATGGGGCACCGGCCAGCTTCCAAAGACTAATGGACCAGGTACTGCGAGGACTATCATTTACAGCTGCTTATCTGGATGATATTGTGGTGTACAGTgacacatggcagcaacatctGCAGCATCTCCAGGAAGTTCTGCAACGCCTTCAGGCAGCCGGCCTGACACTTAACCCCCAAAAGTGTACCATTGCAAAGGCAGAGACAGAGTACTTGGGGTTTGTTATCGGTAAAGGGGTGCTCCGACCCCAGGTGGAGAAGGTACGGGCCATTGAAAAGTGTCCACAGCCACAAACCCGTAAGGAGTTAAGGTCCTTTTTGGGTATGGCTGGGTTTTATCACAGATTTATTCCCAACTTTTCTGGGCGGGCTGCAGTATTGACTGACATGGTTGGTTCAAGGAGTCCCAATCAGCTGAAGTGGACCCAAGAAACTGTTGCAGCTTTCCAAGATCTCAGAAAGGCCTTGAGTAAAGATTCTGTCTTGCATAACCCTGATTTCCACCAACCCTTTGTTTTGCAAACTGATGCTTCAGATCGAGGCCTGGGAGCTGTATTGCTACAGGGCAGCCCTGACACTCGACGCCCAGTGGCCTTCTTGAGTCGAAAGCTCTTCCCCAGGGAAGTTCGCTATTCCATTGTGGAAAAGGAATGCTTGGCTGTGAAGTGGGCCTTGGACTCTTTGAAGTATTATCTGCTAGGCCGGGAGTTTATACTGGAGACTGATCATAAAGCTCTACAATGGCTTCAAGAAATGAAAGATACCAACAGTCGTATTACCCGCTGGTACCTGGCCATGCAGCCCTTCCGGTTTATTATCAGACATGTCCCTGGCAAAGAAAACCTTACGGCTGACTACTTGTCCCGATGTGCCAGTGACATTCCCGAAGGGAGGGAGTATGTGATGGCCAGTGTGGTGGCCACACATTGA
- the LOC141378554 gene encoding uncharacterized protein isoform X2, protein MNRGGRRGAPKAVSVEQLDEIAQELGDKELQEVREFDVETECTEPTIADLTGLLRAHMVKMEAQEAQRMAELAQQERRFKALHHQFGLLQLEVQARTTPVPNTLVTSQDDLDHPDEGAGPSRPLSQSSTCRREGAEARDTGQCQLKEPKLEKLSDGDDVEHFLITFERMAAVCRWPKEEWVFHLIPLLTGKARAAYVHMDVDESLNYDELKSAVLRKYDISRETYRQRFRSLEVEHLESPKELYVRLKELYGKWMQPKSKSIEEVGEVIILEQYLRMLSPELQVWVREHDPQSASQAATLADVFVAARQRNQSWWWKSSRDDRRANPPQQSMRNFPGAGKPPGGGPAFVNAPKNYRKMPICYLCNQEGHTKPMCPRNVIKNTHLCYVPRHLVKPAPKAERSPASTTVEINGKEMIALVDTGSDQTLVHMKCISPALLRYTNLKAVRCVHGDEKLLPTAEVYLKVRGQTYFLEVGVADNLPFPVVLGHDLPVLWDLLQPPSTCNMVVTRAQSHKRDESKELLATLPFFDAEIDGSTKPRKSRRQKRFEKIQYNASVMPVDKFAEFSPKFKLPVNIMQMQQEDASLVPYLERAKQEDGKTVDGETKERFCMYQGLLYRQMGQVTQLVVPQCVREVILTLGHSIPWAGHLGKRKTIARIRKHFYWPGLNSEVAQYCKTCPECQKVSSDCPRRVPLQPLPLIGTPFERLGMDIDGPVEKSHSGNRFMLVVTDYATRYPEVFPLRSVKAKYVATCLVQLFSRVGFPSEILTDQGTNFMSNLLKQVYRLLGIKSLRTTPYHPQTDGLTERFNQTLKQMLRKFVGESGTDWDQWLPYLLFAYREVPQASTGFSPFELLYGHEVKGPLALLREVWEGNPQRNDETNVASYVIQMRERLQKMSALAQSHLAEAQTRQKTWYDQSARERQFKPGQKVLLMLPSHESKLLAKWQGPYEIKRKLGPTTYEVALSDHAHSTRTLHINLLKEWFPRPPESSHSLMIRQVKEEDDSEVFLPQSALGDVDLSHLSPQQQHEVREICLPEVFSEYPGFTTLIEHNIELKPDAVVRRMSYRVPERLQEALKEEVDLMLRLGIIEPSKSEWCHPVVLVPKKDGSIRLLADSVDTTVQRTHFV, encoded by the exons ATGAACCGAGGAGGACGAAGAGGAGCCCCAAAGGCTGTTTCAGTGGAGCAACTGGATGAAATTGCACAAGAGCTGGGGGATAAAGAATTACAGGAGGTGAGAGAatttgatgtggagactgaatGCACTGAACCAACAATAGCTGACTTGACAGGCTTGTTGAGAGCTCACATGGTAAAAATGGAGGCTCAGGAAGCACAAAGGATGGCAGAGCTGGCCCAGCAGGAGCGCCGATTCAAAGCTCTCCATCATCAGTTTGGCCTGTTGCAGCTGGAGGTGCAGGCTCGCACCACTCCTGTTCCAAATACGTTGGTAACATCTCAAGATGATTTGGATCACCCAGATGAGGGTGCTGGTCCAAGTAGGCCATTATCTCAGTCAAGTACCTGTCGGAGAGAGGGAGCTGAAGCCCGTGATACAGGTCAGTGCCAACTTAAAGAGCCTAAATTGGAAAAGTTGTCTGATGGTGATGATGTTGAACATTTCCTAATTACTTTTGAGAGAATGGCAGCAGTTTGCCGATGGCCAAAAGAGGAGTGGGTATTTCATCTGATTCCCCTTCTGACGGGTAAGGCCCGGGCTGCTTATGTTCACATGGATGTTGATGAATCTTTGAATTATGATGAACTTAAATCTGCAGTATTAAGGAAATATGACATCAGTCGAGAAACCTACAGGCAGAGGTTTCGGTCTCTTGAAGTAGAACACCTTGAAAGCCCTAAAGAACTATATGTGAGGTTAAAAGAACTGTATGGGAAATGGATGCAGCCAAAAAGTAAGTCTATTGAAGAAGTTGGTGAAGTGATCATTCTTGAACAATACTTGAGAATGTTGTCTCCAGAGCTACAGGTGTGGGTACGAGAACATGATCCACAGTCGGCTTCACAAGCGGCAACACTGGCAGATGTGTTTGTGGCAGCACGTCAGAGAAATCAGTCCTGGTGGTGGAAATCCAGCCGAGATGACCGGAGAGCAAATCCCCCCCAGCAGTCTATGAGAAACTTCCCTGGTGCTGGTAAGCCTCCTGGAGGAGGGCCTGCATTTGTCAATGCTCCTAAGAATTATAGGAAAATGCCAATATGTTACCTATGTAATCAAGAAGGTCATACCAAGCCCATGTGCCCTAGAAATGTAATCAAGAATACTCACCTGTGTTATGTGCCCAGGCATCTGGTAAAGCCAGCCCCTAAAGCTGAACGCTCACCAGCAAGCACCACTGTTGAGATTAATGGAAAGGAAATGATTGCTTTGGTTGATACCGGGAGTGATCAGACTTTGGTACACATGAAGTGCATTTCTCCAGCCCTCCTTCGCTACACCAACCTGAAGGCTGTCCGCTGTGTGCATGGTGACGAAAAGCTGCTACCCACCGCAGAGGTCTATCTGAAGGTGAGAGGTCAGACTTACTTCTTGGAGGTCGGTGTAGCTGACAACCTACCTTTCCCTGTAGTCTTGGGGCATGACCTGCCAGTACTGTGGGACTTATTGCAGCCACCATCCACCTGTAACATGGTTGTTACTCGAGCCCAGAGCCATAAGAGAGACGAAAGTAAAGAGTTGCTTGCTACGCTACCATTCTTTGATGCAGAAATCGATGGCTCAACTAAACCTAGGAAATCCAGACGACAGAAACGGTTTGAGAAAATCCaatataatgcttccgtaatgcCTGTTGATAAGTTTGCTGAATTCTCACCCAAATTTAAGCTGCCGGTCAACATTATGCAGATGCAACAAGAGGATGCCAGTCTTGTTCCTTATCTGGAGAGAGCAAAGCAGGAGGATGGAAAAACTGTTGATGGAGAGACAAAGGAAAGATTTTGTATGTACCAGGGTCTACTATATCGTCAGATGGGACAAGTGACACAACTGGTGGTACCACAGTGTGTCCGTGAAGTTATTCTTACTCTGGGTCACTCGATTCCTTGGGCTGGCCACCTGGGGAAACGTAAAACCATCGCCCGGATCAGAAAACACTTCTATTGGCCTGGTCTGAACTCAGAAGTAGCCCAGTACTGTAAAACCTGCCCTGAATGTCAAAAAGTGTCCTCTGACTGCCCAAGGCGGGTCCCTCTCCAACCACTGCCACTCATAGGCACTCCATTCGAACGACTGGGAATGGACATAGATGGACCAGTGGAGAAAAGTCATTCGGGTAACCGATTTATGCTTGTAGTGACTGACTATGCCACTAGGTATCCTGAAGTGTTTCCCTTAAGGTCAGTTAAGGCCAAGTACGTGGCTACCTGTCTAGTGCAACTGTTCTCTAGAGTTGGCTTTCCAAGTGAAATTCTAACAGATCAAGGGACTAATTTTATGTCGAATCTTCTGAAGCAGGTCTATAGGTTGCTGGGCATCAAGAGTTTGAGAACCACTCCTTATCATCCCCAGACAGATGGGTTAACCGAAAGATTTAACCAGACATTAAAGCAGATGCTACGCAAGTTTGTTGGTGAGTCTGGTACTGATTGGGATCAATGGCTCCCATATCTTCTGTTTGCCTACAGGGAAGTGCCACAAGCCTCCACTGGATTTTCCCCGTTTGAGTTGCTTTATGGTCATGAAGTCAAAGGTCCCTTAGCATTACTCCGAGAAGTTTGGGAGGGAAACCCACAGAGAAATGATGAAACTAATGTGGCATCCTATGTGATTCAGATGAGGGAACGTTTGCAAAAGATGTCTGCACTAGCTCAGTCTCATTTGGCAGAAGCTCAAACACGCCAGAAAACCTGGTACGATCAATCTGCTCGGGAGCGGCAGTTTAAGCCCGGTCAGAAGGTACTCTTGATGTTGCCCAGTCATGAAAGTAAGCTGCTTGCAAAATGGCAGGGGCCGTATGAAATTAAAAGGAAACTAGGTCCTACCACCTATGAAGTTGCTCTATCTGACCATGCTCATTCTACACGTACTCTGCATATAAATTTGCTTAAAGAATGGTTTCCTCGTCCTCCTGAATCTAGCCACAGCTTGATGATCCGGCAAGTCAAAGAAGAGGATGATTCTGAAGTATTTCTGCCTCAGTCAGCTCTAGGAGATGTGGATCTGAGTCACCTGTCCCCACAGCAACAGCATGAGGTGAGAGAAATTTGTTTACCAGAAGTCTTCTCAGAATACCCTGGCTTTACCACCTTGATTGAACATAATATTGAGTTGAAACCCGATGCTGTAGTTCGAAGAATGAGTTACAGGGTCCCTGAACGTCTCCAAGAAGCGCTGAAAGAGGAGGTGGATCTGATGCTGAGGCTGGGAATTATAGAACCCTCTAAAAGCGAATGGTGCCACCCTGTGGTCCTTGTTCCGAAAAAGGATGGGTCAATAAG GTTATTGGCAGATTCCGTTGACACCACAGTCCAGAGAACTCACTTCGTTTaa